One part of the Microlunatus elymi genome encodes these proteins:
- the rnpA gene encoding ribonuclease P protein component: MLPQAMRMRSGDDFTRTVRRGARVGTPTVVVHGWRDPQADQGPLVGFVVSKAIGNAVTRNRVRRRLRHLVREHLTELPTNALLVVRALPAASQRPARLPQDFGQAWSRLVRRWQPGVEDPNLMGLPR; this comes from the coding sequence GTGTTGCCGCAGGCGATGAGGATGCGTTCCGGCGACGACTTCACCCGCACCGTACGGCGCGGCGCGCGGGTCGGTACCCCGACCGTCGTCGTGCACGGCTGGCGTGATCCGCAAGCCGACCAGGGACCCCTGGTCGGCTTCGTGGTGTCCAAGGCGATCGGCAACGCGGTGACCCGCAACCGGGTCAGGCGGCGGCTGCGCCATCTGGTCCGCGAGCACCTGACCGAGCTGCCGACCAACGCCCTGTTGGTGGTCCGCGCACTGCCGGCCGCCAGTCAGCGACCGGCCCGGCTGCCGCAGGACTTCGGCCAGGCTTGGTCGCGGTTGGTGCGCCGGTGGCAGCCTGGGGTGGAAGATCCGAACCTGATGGGGCTGCCCCGATGA
- the dnaN gene encoding DNA polymerase III subunit beta, producing the protein MKIRLERDVLAEAVQWAARSLPTRPSVPILAGLLVTATESGVTLSSFDYETSAQIKVAAQVSDEGQALVSGRLLADISRSLPHKPVDLVADESRMEITCGSARFTLQALPVGDYPSLPHMPEATGTVASDAFAQAVSQVVVAAGRDELLPVFTGVRLEIEGDTLSLLATDRYRMALKELNWNPGSPQLSTAALVPARVLADTARSMSAGEEITLSLAASASGDGIIGFEGHGSGGRRQTTTRLLDGEFPKVRHIMNTQSALNVRVNTGELIAAAKRVALVAERNTSVRMLIGDGSITLEAATGDQAQASEAIEATVQAVGGGEPALDAAGFNPTYLLDALGVFDTPYVNFAFTAPGKPCLLTGLAEIDGEAVGEYRHVIMLMRLPS; encoded by the coding sequence GTGAAGATTCGACTCGAGCGCGATGTGCTGGCCGAGGCCGTGCAGTGGGCGGCCCGGAGCCTGCCGACTCGACCGAGCGTGCCGATCCTGGCCGGTCTGTTGGTCACCGCCACCGAGTCCGGTGTCACCCTGTCGAGCTTCGACTACGAGACCTCGGCCCAGATCAAGGTCGCGGCCCAGGTCAGCGACGAGGGTCAGGCGTTGGTGTCCGGCCGGCTGCTCGCCGACATCTCCCGATCGCTGCCGCACAAGCCGGTCGACCTGGTCGCCGACGAGTCCCGGATGGAGATCACCTGTGGCAGCGCGCGCTTCACCCTGCAGGCGCTGCCGGTGGGCGACTACCCGAGCCTGCCGCACATGCCGGAGGCCACCGGCACGGTTGCCAGCGACGCCTTCGCCCAGGCGGTCAGCCAGGTCGTCGTCGCCGCCGGCCGGGACGAGCTGCTGCCCGTCTTCACCGGTGTCCGGCTGGAGATCGAGGGCGACACCCTGTCGCTGCTGGCCACCGACCGCTACCGGATGGCGCTGAAGGAACTGAACTGGAATCCCGGCTCGCCGCAGCTGTCCACCGCGGCGTTGGTGCCGGCCCGGGTGCTCGCCGACACCGCCCGGTCGATGTCGGCCGGTGAGGAGATCACCCTGAGCCTGGCCGCGAGCGCGAGCGGCGACGGCATCATCGGCTTCGAGGGACACGGCTCCGGCGGCCGTCGGCAGACCACCACCCGGCTGCTGGACGGGGAATTCCCCAAGGTCCGGCACATCATGAACACCCAGTCCGCACTGAACGTGCGCGTGAACACCGGCGAGTTGATCGCGGCCGCCAAGCGCGTTGCGCTGGTCGCCGAACGGAACACCTCGGTACGGATGCTGATCGGCGACGGATCGATCACCCTGGAGGCCGCGACCGGCGACCAGGCCCAGGCATCCGAGGCGATCGAGGCGACCGTCCAAGCGGTCGGCGGTGGCGAACCGGCCCTGGACGCCGCCGGCTTCAACCCGACTTACCTGCTGGACGCGCTCGGAGTCTTCGACACTCCGTACGTGAACTTCGCCTTCACCGCGCCGGGCAAACCCTGCCTGCTCACCGGTTTGGCCGAGATCGACGGCGAGGCGGTCGGCGAGTACCGCCACGTGATCATGTTGATGCGGCTGCCGTCGTAG
- the dnaA gene encoding chromosomal replication initiator protein DnaA: MPEGPALLLRRHGANRRRPGSRGGDRVTEESQHQAGAENLAQQVLVAWNRVRTELSPEQRIWLNDSKPLTLHESTLMVAVPSEFNRERLETRYRESIENVLSDHFRRPTKVAVIVDKALSQSNPEQSDPQSASAQSGPTQPGSGQSDDHSGPDGVEPQPSAAAGEADPAGADASYRSAYAHRDFGSAEYGPSDQYLGQGYPTEGVGGGQPPRGLDGATPRPARQDSAELPGGGSFVPNRGFGGEPDSTTNRREDTRLNPKYSFETFVIGGSNRFAHAAAVAVAESPGKAYNPLMIYGDSGLGKTHLLHALGHYVRNYFSRARVRYVSTEELTNDFISAITDNKTHQFRRKYRDVEVLLVDDIQFLEGKEQTQEEFFHTFNTLHNAQKQIVMTSDRPPKLLDSLEARLRSRFEWGLITDIQPPDLETRIAILRKKAAQERLTAGPDVLEFIASKIQTNIRELEGALIRVTAFASLNRQQVDMALAEVVLKDLIPEGGEAQITSGMIMGQVASYFGLTIEDLCGQSRTHVLVTARQIAMYLCRELTDLSLPKIGQQFGGRDHTTVMHAERKIRTLMAERRSVFNQVTELTNRIKQSAR, translated from the coding sequence ATGCCAGAAGGACCAGCGCTGCTCCTGCGACGGCACGGGGCGAACCGACGACGACCGGGAAGCCGTGGCGGAGATCGAGTGACCGAGGAGTCCCAACACCAGGCCGGTGCCGAGAATCTGGCACAACAAGTGCTTGTCGCCTGGAATCGCGTCCGGACCGAATTGTCTCCGGAGCAACGGATCTGGCTGAACGACAGCAAGCCGCTGACCTTGCACGAGAGCACGCTGATGGTGGCCGTGCCGAGCGAATTCAACCGGGAACGGCTGGAGACCCGCTACCGGGAAAGCATCGAGAACGTGCTCAGCGATCATTTCCGGCGGCCGACGAAGGTCGCCGTGATCGTGGACAAGGCGCTCAGCCAGTCGAACCCCGAGCAGTCCGATCCCCAGTCCGCTTCGGCCCAATCCGGTCCGACCCAACCCGGTTCGGGCCAGTCCGATGATCACTCAGGTCCCGACGGCGTCGAACCTCAGCCGTCAGCCGCCGCGGGGGAGGCGGACCCGGCCGGGGCCGACGCCAGCTACCGCAGCGCCTACGCACACCGTGATTTCGGCAGCGCCGAGTACGGACCGTCCGACCAGTACCTCGGCCAGGGTTATCCGACCGAGGGCGTCGGAGGTGGCCAGCCGCCGCGCGGACTCGACGGTGCCACGCCCCGACCGGCGCGGCAGGACTCCGCCGAGTTGCCGGGTGGTGGCAGCTTCGTACCGAATCGAGGCTTCGGCGGCGAGCCGGACTCGACGACCAATCGGCGCGAGGACACGCGGCTCAATCCGAAGTACTCCTTCGAGACGTTCGTGATCGGCGGGTCCAACCGGTTCGCGCACGCCGCGGCGGTCGCCGTCGCCGAGTCGCCCGGCAAGGCGTACAACCCGCTGATGATCTACGGGGACTCCGGGCTGGGCAAGACCCACCTGCTGCACGCGCTGGGTCACTACGTCCGCAACTACTTCAGCCGAGCCCGGGTCCGCTACGTGTCCACCGAGGAGTTGACCAACGACTTCATCTCGGCGATCACCGACAACAAGACGCACCAGTTCCGCCGCAAGTATCGCGACGTCGAGGTGCTGCTGGTCGACGACATCCAGTTCCTGGAGGGCAAGGAGCAGACCCAGGAAGAGTTCTTCCACACCTTCAACACGCTGCACAACGCGCAGAAGCAGATCGTGATGACCTCGGACCGGCCGCCGAAGCTGCTGGATTCCCTGGAGGCCCGACTGCGCAGCCGATTCGAGTGGGGGCTGATCACCGACATCCAGCCACCGGACCTGGAGACCCGGATCGCGATCCTGCGCAAGAAGGCCGCTCAGGAGCGGCTGACCGCCGGCCCGGACGTGCTGGAGTTCATCGCCTCCAAGATCCAGACCAACATCCGCGAACTCGAGGGTGCCCTGATCCGGGTCACCGCCTTCGCCAGCCTGAATCGACAGCAGGTCGACATGGCGTTGGCGGAGGTGGTGCTGAAGGACCTGATCCCCGAAGGCGGCGAGGCGCAGATCACCTCCGGCATGATCATGGGCCAGGTCGCCTCCTATTTCGGGCTGACCATCGAGGACCTCTGCGGGCAGAGCCGGACCCACGTGCTGGTCACCGCCCGGCAGATCGCCATGTACCTGTGCCGTGAGTTGACCGACCTGTCGCTGCCGAAGATCGGTCAGCAGTTCGGCGGCCGTGACCACACCACCGTGATGCACGCCGAACGCAAGATCCGTACGCTGATGGCCGAGCGCCGCAGCGTGTTCAATCAGGTCACCGAACTGACCAACCGCATCAAGCAGAGTGCTCGATGA
- the rpmH gene encoding 50S ribosomal protein L34, which translates to MSKRTFQPSNRRRSRTHGFRHRMRTRAGRAVLAARRRKGRARLSA; encoded by the coding sequence GTGAGCAAGCGCACTTTCCAGCCGAGCAACCGGCGCCGCAGCCGTACCCATGGTTTCCGTCACCGGATGCGCACCCGCGCCGGCCGCGCCGTGCTGGCCGCCCGCCGCCGCAAGGGCCGGGCCCGGCTGTCGGCCTGA
- a CDS encoding ABC transporter permease: MTAVVQDPAAAPQPIGEAPNPTVQRQKRQRPPIGLFGLPIFVAVVMICWLIWRLTADIDSVAMVTLNWSALGTALWQHVKLTIVGAVIVMAVAMPLGVALTRNSLRKFSGPVVAFANGGQAAPAIGLLVLLAMWLGFGFWTAIVALGIYAILPVLRNTITGLDAVDRTLIEAGRGMGMSNLSVLLRIEIPLAIPVIMSGVRTALVLMVGTASLATFINAGGLGVLITTGVNLFRNSVLITGAVLITCLALLIDWVGRLLEYVVRPKGMR; this comes from the coding sequence ATGACGGCCGTCGTCCAGGACCCTGCGGCGGCGCCGCAACCGATCGGCGAGGCGCCGAACCCGACCGTACAGCGCCAGAAGCGTCAACGGCCGCCGATCGGACTGTTCGGCCTGCCGATCTTCGTCGCCGTGGTGATGATCTGCTGGTTGATCTGGCGACTGACCGCCGACATCGACTCGGTGGCCATGGTCACGTTGAACTGGTCGGCGCTCGGTACCGCGCTCTGGCAGCACGTCAAGCTGACCATCGTCGGCGCTGTGATCGTGATGGCGGTGGCGATGCCGTTGGGCGTCGCGCTGACCCGCAACAGCCTGCGGAAATTTTCCGGCCCGGTGGTCGCCTTCGCCAACGGCGGCCAGGCCGCACCGGCGATCGGACTGCTGGTGCTGCTGGCGATGTGGCTGGGTTTCGGCTTCTGGACGGCCATCGTCGCACTCGGTATCTACGCCATCCTGCCGGTGCTGCGAAACACCATCACCGGCCTCGACGCCGTCGACCGGACCTTGATCGAGGCCGGCCGGGGGATGGGCATGTCGAATCTCTCGGTGTTGCTGCGGATCGAGATCCCGCTGGCCATCCCGGTGATCATGTCCGGGGTACGGACCGCACTGGTGCTGATGGTCGGCACCGCCAGCCTGGCCACGTTCATCAATGCCGGCGGTCTGGGCGTGCTGATCACCACCGGCGTCAACCTCTTCCGCAACTCGGTACTGATCACGGGGGCGGTCCTGATCACCTGCCTGGCGCTGTTGATCGATTGGGTCGGCCGGCTGTTGGAGTACGTCGTCCGGCCGAAAGGGATGCGCTGA
- the yidC gene encoding membrane protein insertase YidC, whose amino-acid sequence MDTLVPLLVPLSIWSALGDFFNTIMTPIYWAVSGLLVLFHTMWAPLLGPDSGWTWALSIVCLTIIIRIILIPLFVRQIHSSRKMQMLQPKIRELQKKYGHDRERLGQETMKLYREENANPMASCLPLLLQSPIFIGLYRVLDGASRINPETGQPTAHGYWLEKNPDLLQSLNQSTVFGARLADKFWPVEHWSSVQTVAAVMIVIMTATMFYTQLQLTRKNMPKEALEGPLAQQQKMMLYLFPLIFVFMGVNIPIGVLFYWVTSQLWTMGQQFYVIKRNPMPNTEAYEIWEAKQKRKAEHHPHPDATGNGRQVSTQTAGTTTLNSNPTNGNGSSSGNGATPAANRPARQQPKRQTRSQRRN is encoded by the coding sequence ATGGACACACTTGTCCCGCTCCTTGTCCCGCTGAGTATCTGGTCGGCACTCGGGGACTTCTTCAACACGATCATGACCCCCATCTACTGGGCGGTGTCGGGTCTGTTGGTCCTGTTCCACACGATGTGGGCTCCGCTGCTCGGCCCGGATTCGGGCTGGACCTGGGCGTTGTCGATCGTCTGTTTGACCATCATCATCCGGATCATCCTGATCCCGCTGTTCGTGCGCCAGATCCACTCGTCGCGCAAGATGCAGATGCTGCAGCCGAAGATTCGCGAGCTGCAGAAGAAGTACGGCCATGATCGCGAGCGGCTCGGCCAAGAGACGATGAAGCTGTATCGCGAGGAGAACGCCAACCCGATGGCGTCCTGCCTGCCGCTGCTGTTGCAGTCGCCGATCTTCATCGGCCTGTACCGGGTGCTGGACGGTGCGTCGCGGATCAACCCGGAGACCGGCCAGCCGACTGCGCACGGCTATTGGCTTGAGAAGAACCCGGACCTGTTGCAGTCGCTGAATCAGTCGACGGTCTTCGGCGCCCGGCTGGCGGACAAGTTCTGGCCGGTCGAGCACTGGAGCAGTGTGCAGACCGTCGCCGCGGTGATGATCGTGATCATGACGGCGACGATGTTCTACACGCAGCTGCAGCTGACGCGCAAGAACATGCCGAAGGAGGCTCTGGAGGGGCCGCTGGCACAGCAGCAGAAGATGATGCTGTACCTCTTCCCGCTGATCTTCGTGTTCATGGGCGTGAACATCCCGATCGGCGTGCTGTTCTACTGGGTCACCTCGCAACTGTGGACGATGGGTCAGCAGTTCTACGTGATCAAACGAAATCCGATGCCCAACACCGAGGCGTACGAGATCTGGGAAGCCAAGCAGAAGCGCAAGGCCGAGCATCATCCGCATCCCGATGCGACCGGCAACGGCCGACAGGTCTCGACCCAGACTGCGGGTACGACGACTCTGAACAGCAATCCGACGAACGGCAACGGATCCAGCAGCGGCAACGGTGCCACGCCGGCGGCGAACCGGCCGGCTCGGCAGCAACCGAAGCGACAGACCAGATCCCAGCGCCGCAACTGA
- a CDS encoding ABC transporter ATP-binding protein: MSDTATSVSTPAGTTQPTGSSGVTGVDIELIGVTKKYPGQKRAAVEPLDLHIPAGEIVIFVGPSGCGKTTSLKMINRLIEPTGGQILIGGRDARSVDENELRRQIGYVIQGGSLFPHLTVADNIGLVPRLLRWKKPRIAERVDELLELVGLDPQRYRDRFPRELSGGQQQRVGVARGLAADPPVILMDEPFGAVDPITRQRLQDELLSIQEELGKTIVCVTHDIDEAIKLGDRILILAEGAQVQQYDTPEAILAAPANDFVADFVGAGSSLKQLSLSRVSDVELSKPTVASVGDSAPDAVGRATAAGDDAVIILDRRRRPRAWVWLRELRQQQQIADPGDDRVLTVDRRATLNDALDTMLTDSHAGAIVTGRRDEYLGVIDFQSVTEYMVASTAQVQADQDHQGQDQHDLDQQEVDHAPPATGALS, encoded by the coding sequence GTGTCTGACACAGCAACCAGCGTCTCGACCCCGGCCGGAACCACTCAGCCGACCGGCAGCTCGGGGGTCACCGGTGTCGACATCGAGCTGATCGGCGTCACCAAGAAATACCCAGGGCAGAAACGGGCCGCGGTCGAGCCGCTGGACCTGCACATCCCGGCCGGCGAGATCGTGATCTTCGTCGGCCCGTCCGGCTGCGGCAAGACCACCTCGCTGAAGATGATCAACCGACTGATCGAGCCGACCGGTGGGCAGATCCTGATCGGCGGCCGGGACGCCAGGTCGGTCGACGAGAACGAGTTGCGGCGCCAGATCGGCTACGTGATCCAGGGCGGCAGTCTGTTTCCGCATCTGACCGTGGCCGACAACATCGGGCTGGTGCCGCGGCTGTTGCGCTGGAAGAAGCCGCGGATCGCCGAACGGGTGGACGAGCTGCTCGAGTTGGTCGGTCTGGATCCGCAGCGCTACCGCGACCGGTTCCCGCGCGAGCTGTCCGGCGGCCAGCAGCAACGCGTCGGCGTGGCCCGCGGACTGGCCGCCGATCCGCCGGTGATCTTGATGGACGAGCCGTTCGGCGCGGTGGACCCGATCACCCGGCAGCGGCTGCAGGACGAACTGCTCAGCATCCAGGAGGAGTTGGGCAAGACGATCGTCTGCGTCACGCACGACATCGACGAGGCGATCAAGCTCGGCGACCGGATCCTGATCCTGGCCGAGGGCGCCCAGGTGCAGCAGTACGACACTCCGGAGGCGATCCTGGCCGCCCCCGCCAACGACTTCGTGGCCGATTTCGTCGGTGCCGGTTCGTCGTTGAAGCAGCTCAGCCTGAGCCGGGTCAGCGACGTCGAGTTGAGCAAGCCGACCGTGGCCAGCGTGGGCGATTCGGCCCCCGACGCCGTCGGCCGCGCCACCGCAGCGGGTGACGATGCGGTGATCATTCTTGATCGGCGACGGCGGCCGCGAGCCTGGGTGTGGCTGCGCGAACTGCGGCAACAGCAGCAGATCGCCGACCCCGGTGATGATCGCGTGCTGACCGTGGATCGCCGCGCCACCTTGAACGACGCCCTGGACACCATGCTTACCGACAGCCACGCCGGCGCGATCGTGACCGGACGCCGAGACGAATATCTCGGAGTGATCGACTTCCAGTCGGTCACCGAGTACATGGTCGCCAGCACCGCGCAGGTCCAGGCCGATCAAGATCACCAGGGGCAAGATCAACACGACCTTGATCAACAAGAAGTTGATCATGCTCCGCCGGCGACCGGGGCGCTGTCCTGA
- a CDS encoding glycine betaine ABC transporter substrate-binding protein: MSLRRKINKTKINNRRQTKINKSPVGRRIKIIAAATVAAIMVPVSGCGLGTSGGYVPTAELAGPLAEVKPLDGATISVGSKNFTEQLLLGKILEIVLKSAGANVEDLTDIPGSAAARQAQLAGQVDAQWEYTGTAWLTYMGESKPIRDPHQQYVAVRDRDLKENDLVWMPPAPMNDTYGFASTAATAKKLGVKTLADLKKVPVKERTFCIESEFASRSDGFRPMLKAYGLNYGTDVPKKNVKIFDTGAIYAATAQGACNFGEVFTTDGRIAALDLTVLADNKNFFPIYNGCTVVRKEVVDKYPQLKDLIDPLSKKLTDKTMTELNGRVDVDGETPATVAEDWLRSEGFIR, from the coding sequence ATGAGCCTTCGCCGGAAGATCAACAAGACCAAGATCAACAACCGTCGGCAGACCAAGATCAACAAGTCGCCGGTCGGTCGCCGGATCAAGATCATCGCTGCCGCCACCGTTGCGGCGATCATGGTCCCGGTCAGTGGCTGCGGGCTCGGCACCTCCGGCGGCTACGTCCCGACGGCGGAGTTGGCCGGGCCGTTGGCCGAGGTGAAACCGCTGGACGGCGCCACCATCAGCGTGGGTTCGAAGAACTTCACCGAACAACTGCTGCTGGGCAAGATCTTGGAGATCGTGCTCAAGTCGGCCGGGGCGAATGTCGAGGATCTGACCGACATCCCCGGCAGCGCGGCCGCTCGGCAGGCCCAGCTGGCCGGGCAGGTCGATGCTCAGTGGGAGTACACCGGCACCGCCTGGCTGACCTACATGGGTGAGTCGAAGCCGATCCGCGATCCGCACCAGCAGTACGTGGCCGTCCGGGATCGGGATCTGAAGGAGAACGACCTGGTCTGGATGCCGCCGGCTCCGATGAACGACACCTACGGGTTCGCCAGCACCGCGGCCACCGCCAAGAAGCTGGGCGTGAAGACACTGGCCGACCTGAAGAAGGTGCCCGTGAAGGAGCGGACGTTCTGCATCGAGAGCGAGTTCGCCAGTCGCAGTGACGGCTTCCGGCCGATGCTCAAGGCGTACGGACTGAACTACGGCACCGACGTACCGAAGAAGAACGTCAAGATCTTCGACACCGGAGCGATCTACGCGGCCACCGCCCAGGGCGCCTGCAACTTCGGCGAGGTCTTCACCACCGACGGCCGGATCGCCGCACTCGACCTGACGGTGCTCGCCGACAACAAGAACTTCTTCCCGATCTACAACGGCTGCACCGTCGTACGCAAGGAAGTGGTGGACAAGTATCCGCAGTTGAAGGACCTGATCGACCCGCTGTCGAAGAAGCTGACCGACAAGACCATGACCGAGCTCAACGGCCGGGTCGACGTCGACGGAGAGACCCCGGCTACGGTGGCCGAGGACTGGCTGAGATCCGAAGGCTTCATCCGCTGA
- the yidD gene encoding membrane protein insertion efficiency factor YidD yields MKYLLIGLLKAYRLVISPLYGNVCRYYPSCSAYALTAVQTHGAARGSWLAARRLLRCHPWARGGYDPVPGTDPAHDAESAHPHRHDEPAHPAPKEMVN; encoded by the coding sequence ATGAAGTACCTGTTGATCGGCCTGTTGAAGGCGTACCGGCTGGTGATCAGTCCGCTGTACGGCAACGTCTGCCGCTATTACCCGAGCTGTTCGGCGTACGCGTTGACCGCGGTGCAGACGCACGGTGCCGCGCGCGGCAGCTGGCTGGCCGCCCGCAGACTGCTCCGCTGCCATCCCTGGGCACGCGGCGGCTACGACCCCGTACCGGGAACGGATCCGGCACACGACGCCGAGTCGGCCCATCCGCATCGGCATGATGAACCGGCGCACCCGGCGCCCAAGGAAATGGTGAATTGA
- a CDS encoding ABC transporter permease encodes MWEFIKKQPEQLLYNSYQHASLVIQAVIIATVIAVALAILILRVPRLTGIANAVSAIGLTIPSFALLGLLIPLIGIGWQPALVAVVFYAVLPILRNAVVGLQGVEPVLVESARGMGMNPIRTLLRVELPLAWPVILAGIRISMQMSFGIAAIAAYVLGPGLGTYIFGGLSNIGGAGATASALTGTIGVVIIALIVDGLLVLLARATTSRGIRV; translated from the coding sequence ATGTGGGAGTTCATCAAGAAGCAACCCGAACAGCTTCTGTACAACTCCTACCAACACGCCAGTCTTGTCATTCAAGCGGTGATCATCGCCACCGTGATCGCCGTCGCCCTGGCGATCCTGATCCTGCGGGTGCCGCGGCTGACCGGCATCGCCAACGCCGTCAGCGCCATCGGCCTGACCATCCCGTCCTTCGCCCTGCTCGGCCTGCTGATCCCGTTGATCGGCATCGGCTGGCAGCCGGCCCTGGTCGCCGTGGTCTTCTACGCCGTCCTGCCGATCCTGCGTAACGCCGTGGTCGGTCTGCAGGGCGTCGAGCCGGTGCTGGTCGAGTCCGCCCGCGGGATGGGGATGAATCCGATCCGCACCCTGCTTCGGGTCGAACTGCCGCTGGCCTGGCCGGTGATCCTGGCCGGGATCCGGATCTCGATGCAGATGTCGTTCGGGATCGCCGCCATCGCCGCGTACGTGTTGGGCCCGGGCCTGGGCACGTACATCTTCGGCGGGCTGAGCAACATCGGTGGCGCCGGCGCCACCGCATCCGCACTCACCGGGACCATCGGCGTGGTGATCATCGCGCTGATCGTGGACGGCCTGCTCGTCCTGCTCGCCCGCGCCACCACCTCGAGAGGGATTCGTGTCTGA
- a CDS encoding rRNA adenine N-6-methyltransferase family protein, which yields MGPGDLVLDLGAGDGALTAPLAATGAQVLAVELHPQRLARLRERFADHPRVHVLGLDLLDPRLPARRFHVVANPPWSLAKPLIRSLTDARSRLIGAQLVLQRGLVADFDRRGAAGPGARARFRAEYAASVPRQAFRPSPPGPAAVLQLTARRGR from the coding sequence TTGGGTCCCGGTGACCTCGTACTCGATCTCGGCGCCGGGGACGGCGCGCTGACGGCTCCGCTGGCGGCCACCGGTGCTCAGGTTCTCGCGGTTGAGCTACACCCGCAACGGCTCGCCCGACTGCGCGAGCGATTCGCCGACCATCCGCGCGTTCACGTACTGGGTCTCGATCTGCTGGACCCTCGGCTGCCGGCACGGCGTTTCCACGTCGTGGCCAACCCGCCGTGGTCGCTGGCCAAGCCGCTGATTCGCAGCCTGACCGACGCCCGCAGCCGACTGATCGGTGCGCAGTTGGTGCTGCAACGCGGTCTGGTGGCCGACTTCGACCGACGGGGTGCCGCCGGCCCGGGCGCGAGAGCTCGGTTCCGGGCCGAATACGCGGCCTCCGTGCCCCGGCAGGCGTTTCGACCCAGTCCGCCGGGTCCGGCGGCCGTACTTCAGCTCACGGCGCGGCGTGGTCGTTGA
- the gnd gene encoding phosphogluconate dehydrogenase (NAD(+)-dependent, decarboxylating), whose amino-acid sequence MQLGMVGLGRMGANIVRRLMHGGHECVVFDTNPDSVKNLAAEGATGAESLEDFVGKLTGPKVVWVMIPASITGKVVDQVAALLGDADIIIDGGNSNYRDDVRRAKKLSERGIHYVDVGTSGGVFGLERGYCLMAGGSDYAFDTIEPLLKTIAPGTGEIDRTPGRNGELAPEEQGYLHCGPSGAGHFVKMVHNGIEYGIMAAFAEGLNILDNADAGLRETEHSAEIAPLEEPEYYQFDIDTPKVAELWRRGSVISSWLLDLTAAALNSNPNLDGLAGRVSDSGEGRWTVKAAVDVGVPAPVLAASLFERFASRDNDHFANQVLSAMRQQFGGHRELPSGDSLESGANRDHAE is encoded by the coding sequence ATGCAGCTGGGGATGGTCGGTCTGGGACGGATGGGCGCGAACATCGTCCGGCGGTTGATGCACGGGGGTCACGAGTGCGTGGTCTTCGACACCAATCCGGATTCGGTCAAGAACCTGGCGGCCGAGGGCGCCACCGGAGCTGAGTCGCTGGAGGACTTCGTCGGCAAGCTCACCGGGCCCAAGGTGGTCTGGGTGATGATCCCGGCGAGTATCACCGGCAAGGTGGTGGACCAGGTCGCGGCGCTGCTCGGCGACGCCGACATCATCATCGACGGCGGCAATTCCAACTATCGCGACGACGTACGCCGGGCCAAGAAGCTGTCCGAGCGCGGCATCCACTACGTCGACGTCGGCACCAGCGGCGGCGTCTTCGGGCTGGAACGCGGCTACTGCCTGATGGCCGGCGGCTCCGACTACGCCTTCGACACGATCGAGCCGTTGCTGAAGACGATCGCTCCGGGCACCGGCGAGATCGACCGCACCCCGGGCCGCAACGGCGAACTCGCCCCGGAGGAGCAGGGCTACCTGCACTGCGGTCCGTCCGGCGCCGGCCACTTCGTCAAGATGGTGCACAACGGCATCGAGTACGGGATCATGGCCGCCTTCGCCGAGGGCCTGAACATCCTCGACAACGCCGACGCCGGACTGCGCGAGACAGAACACTCCGCCGAGATCGCACCGCTCGAGGAGCCCGAGTACTACCAGTTCGACATCGACACCCCGAAGGTCGCCGAGTTGTGGCGCCGGGGATCGGTCATCTCGTCCTGGCTGCTGGACCTGACCGCCGCGGCACTGAACTCCAATCCGAACCTGGACGGGCTGGCCGGCCGGGTGTCGGACTCCGGCGAGGGCCGCTGGACCGTGAAGGCTGCCGTCGACGTCGGCGTGCCGGCACCGGTGCTCGCCGCGTCGCTGTTCGAACGGTTCGCCTCCCGCGACAACGACCACTTCGCCAACCAGGTGCTGTCGGCGATGCGGCAGCAGTTCGGCGGCCACCGCGAATTGCCGTCCGGCGACTCCCTGGAGTCCGGCGCCAACCGGGACCACGCCGAGTAA